The following is a genomic window from Mycteria americana isolate JAX WOST 10 ecotype Jacksonville Zoo and Gardens chromosome 14, USCA_MyAme_1.0, whole genome shotgun sequence.
ATAAGGAAGTTAGAAGGATTCTTGTgggtttccttttaataaaaaactAAAGCCTATTCATATTCAGGTGTTGTTTGGGGGTCAAACTGTACAGAGCCTAGCACAACAGAGTCCTGGTTCTCGGCTAGGGTTCCTATGTGCTACAGTAATACAGATAAATATTATTATCTGATTCACATCCATAACTGATGGGTTTACTTTAACAGGAGTCACAAATGAGCTCTGATTTTTAACCAGGCCAGTGCTTTACTTGCTGGACTGCACTACAGACTTCGCAGTGAATTTGGAAGCAAGCATAACATTTATACTTACAATTTCCATAACCACAAAGGAAAAGTGTGCACTGAGAACCAAAATCCTGCAGTTCTTAGACAAGACTCCACTTAGACTAGTGGTAGCCttatcagagggaaaaaaatgtcagattaaaaaacaaaagttaaTCAGAGCTAAGAACATCAGTCTGCCACAGTGACTATAATAAGCTATGAAATACagtacaaggaaaacaaaaagtcacCTGAACAAATAACCCAGAGAGACTTCATAGTTATAATGATTTTACCACTTTTAAGAACTcaacatattaaatatttattaaaaataaactgtttccaaATTACCTATTTACAGTACAAAGAACAGTACTTAACACATGTGCaacagaaagtaaagaaaattagTACTCATCTGGAAGGACGACACTCTAGGCGTAATTTAGGTGACATGAATACAGGTTCACCTTTTTAAAATACCATACAGTAAAAACCAGTAGGATGATATAGGCAACACCAGAAAATAAAGCACGTATTGTCCAGATTCAGATTATATAAGCTTGAGATAAACAACCGGGAGataaggggagaaggaagaaaaataaagacgaAAGGAAGAGATGCTGTGGTGTTTGCATTTAGGAGATCAAGAAATGCAGACACACTTCAAAAAATAGTCCTTGTTGGCGAAACAAGCCATTCACATATTTCTTGCACATTTTAAAGTCATACTTTATCAAAAACCGGCAGTAGCTTCATCACTCATAGAAAATGAGAATcttaatttttagattttattttcaagccTTGCATGGTTTTATTTGGGCAGAAAGATGACTGCAATGTAATAGAAAGGTGCAATGTCACTTTTCTAAAATGCAACAGCTGccaagttttaaagaaaaatgtgttcttctccccatttaaactgaaaagtaatGATCATTTAGGAGTTACCTAAATTATAGCAGCATGAAATCTAACGTGTCTGCAGCATCTGTGAAGCCACAAAAATCAAGAACTGGCACCTAATCACTGAACCATGGTTCCAAATATTTGGACATGTCATTTTTGTAAGAGGTCAGTGTATTTTCTTATCATTGGAGTCAGTACATTAGTTAGGATagccctttcccctccccctttccttcccctccaaaaCAGACTAATCAAGTCTATCTATAAACTACATGGGACAGCTGGGACGATTTATAGTTTAACTGATTGTTGGGCATGAATCTGTGAAGCTCGCTTTTTCTACAGCAGGGATCATAATAGTAAGCATTGAGGCAAGAGTCACATGAGACTTTTGAGCAAAACGTGCAAGTGTTTGCAGCTCCAGATCGGTTACAAAAGCCACAGCGCGAGGTGCCTGAAGGTTTGGATTTTGAACTGAATTGAGCAGCTCTCTCTTGACTCTGAGTCTGTGATGTGTACTGAGATTTCTCCCTTAAAGCAGACGCAGGAGACAAGCCATCATTTGGAAGTGGTTTGATTGAGTAGGTGCTCTGTTTCACTGCTGGATACTCCTGCCTAGAGTTGAACAGATTGTCACACTTTTGGCAAACAGAAGTGCCACAAGGTACGCCACAGTTTTGGCACTTGAGGGCAGCTGTCTCTTTGGCTAGGTGGGTACGTTTGTGGTAAACAGGATTGGCATCATTTCTTAACAGCCATACATCAGGCTTAATAGcttcttgtcttttaaaatttaacataCTTCTAGAATCAGGATCAGTATATAAATCTAAGTCCTCTTGAGCAGAAAAGTAGGAGCTGTAAGGGACATTTGTTCTGAGCATGCCATTGTGATGAGATGAAGTTGGCAAGAATTCATCTGAACACCCATGTGGGGAGCTTGACGTTGTCAGAAGAGAGGGTGACGGACGGATAATTTCATCTTTAATGTCATCTTCTGCATCAACTAAAACTGGTTCTTTCCTGAGACTCAGTGAGCTCATCAAAGGTGGTTTCTTACTTTCCCAATAATTATCGTATGTGTCCACAGATTTAGAAGGCTTGCTTACCTTTGGCTTGAAATAATCTTTAGAGGCCCGTTCACTCGCTGATTTCTGGAGTACCATTCGTGCCATGGAAGTGTTTAAGTTTTCTTTGCACTCTGCACGCCGTTTCATGGCTTCTGAGCAGCCTCTAACAtcttcattgctattttttcGTTCATTTATGACATCAATCTCTGAATAACCTTTATCCTTCACTTGCAAGTGAATTTCAAGAAGCTGCTCACATTCCACTTTGGCCAAAAAGAGTTCAAATGAAACCATTTTCACTTGAATGGCATCAACCTGCTCTTTGAGCTTATACATTGTTCCCAGTTCTTGGACATAGCCCATGTAGTTCAAAATCTGCCTTACATCATCTTCAGTTAGAGCAGACTTTATATAATAAACAAAGGGTCCAGTGTAGGTctaaggggggtgggggggaaaataaaaggaaaactaggtTACAAATTCAGTGGTGGACTAGATGTTCAGATAATTCAGTGACAGATACTACGTAACTAAATAGAATAATAACGACAGTGAACACATGCAACTCCCATGGCAAGATGAACTCCATTTCTGCATCCCTCCTGTTCAGCAGATGGAAATTCCACGAGGCAAATTCAAAGTAGGAGAGTTTTCATTCAAATTGAAATCCTGATTAGCATAATGTCCTCCCTGTTGATTTAAATCACTATGCTATACACTGACATTAACTTTTATGTGTACCAGACATGTTCACATTTACAAGGAAGTCTACCACGAAAGGTAAAAAGGCAGAGATTTCATGTATTGCCCCTGGACAGGGGCTAGCTAGAGATAACAGGAACTCGGAATTACTGTGGGAGGACCAAAGTCCTCTTCAATTCAGCTTTAAATATACTTGAGGTGCACACTTTTTTGTGTACTATTACTGTGCAATTTCAAACgcctgttttatttaattttatattaggTCAAGAACTTCCtctaaaaaagccccaaaaacaAAGACATGAGTTTGTGCGAGTTGAAATATCCTTAGCGTCTGGCATACGTGAGGTATTTCCTTAACCCAGTTCAAACTGTTTTGGATTACAGGCAAGAGTAGCCTGCCCATCACATCTTTGTATAGAACAGGTACTGGATCCACAGCACACAACCAAAGTCAATATCGGCAGTGCATCAAGAGATATCCTCAA
Proteins encoded in this region:
- the SPATA2 gene encoding spermatogenesis-associated protein 2 isoform X2; translated protein: MKESRFRLIKFYEMAENSLRSVKSSSLHSLHNAFSMLETVGINLFLYPWKKEFKNIKTYTGPFVYYIKSALTEDDVRQILNYMGYVQELGTMYKLKEQVDAIQVKMVSFELFLAKVECEQLLEIHLQVKDKGYSEIDVINERKNSNEDVRGCSEAMKRRAECKENLNTSMARMVLQKSASERASKDYFKPKVSKPSKSVDTYDNYWESKKPPLMSSLSLRKEPVLVDAEDDIKDEIIRPSPSLLTTSSSPHGCSDEFLPTSSHHNGMLRTNVPYSSYFSAQEDLDLYTDPDSRSMLNFKRQEAIKPDVWLLRNDANPVYHKRTHLAKETAALKCQNCGVPCGTSVCQKCDNLFNSRQEYPAVKQSTYSIKPLPNDGLSPASALREKSQYTSQTQSQERAAQFSSKSKPSGTSRCGFCNRSGAANTCTFCSKVSCDSCLNAYYYDPCCRKSELHRFMPNNQLNYKSSQLSHVVYR
- the SPATA2 gene encoding spermatogenesis-associated protein 2 isoform X1, whose protein sequence is MDTKYKDDLFRKYVQFHECKLNASDNKQRPINDEYLRVAAAALLCLPKIDPFYRFRLIKFYEMAENSLRSVKSSSLHSLHNAFSMLETVGINLFLYPWKKEFKNIKTYTGPFVYYIKSALTEDDVRQILNYMGYVQELGTMYKLKEQVDAIQVKMVSFELFLAKVECEQLLEIHLQVKDKGYSEIDVINERKNSNEDVRGCSEAMKRRAECKENLNTSMARMVLQKSASERASKDYFKPKVSKPSKSVDTYDNYWESKKPPLMSSLSLRKEPVLVDAEDDIKDEIIRPSPSLLTTSSSPHGCSDEFLPTSSHHNGMLRTNVPYSSYFSAQEDLDLYTDPDSRSMLNFKRQEAIKPDVWLLRNDANPVYHKRTHLAKETAALKCQNCGVPCGTSVCQKCDNLFNSRQEYPAVKQSTYSIKPLPNDGLSPASALREKSQYTSQTQSQERAAQFSSKSKPSGTSRCGFCNRSGAANTCTFCSKVSCDSCLNAYYYDPCCRKSELHRFMPNNQLNYKSSQLSHVVYR
- the SPATA2 gene encoding spermatogenesis-associated protein 2 isoform X3 yields the protein MIMTYTGPFVYYIKSALTEDDVRQILNYMGYVQELGTMYKLKEQVDAIQVKMVSFELFLAKVECEQLLEIHLQVKDKGYSEIDVINERKNSNEDVRGCSEAMKRRAECKENLNTSMARMVLQKSASERASKDYFKPKVSKPSKSVDTYDNYWESKKPPLMSSLSLRKEPVLVDAEDDIKDEIIRPSPSLLTTSSSPHGCSDEFLPTSSHHNGMLRTNVPYSSYFSAQEDLDLYTDPDSRSMLNFKRQEAIKPDVWLLRNDANPVYHKRTHLAKETAALKCQNCGVPCGTSVCQKCDNLFNSRQEYPAVKQSTYSIKPLPNDGLSPASALREKSQYTSQTQSQERAAQFSSKSKPSGTSRCGFCNRSGAANTCTFCSKVSCDSCLNAYYYDPCCRKSELHRFMPNNQLNYKSSQLSHVVYR